The Micromonospora sp. NBC_00421 DNA window CCCTCGCCGTGGCCGGCTTCAAGGTGGCCAACCGGCGGCCGGCGGAGTTCACCGCCGACTCCGGCCAGCAGGCCGCGACCGGCCTGTTCCAGGCGCTGCCGAAGATCGACGCGATCTGGAACCACGACGACGACCAGGGCATCGGTGTCCTGGCCGCGGTCAACCAGGCCAACCGCAAGGAGTTCTTCATGGTCGGCGGCGCCGGCTCGAAGAAGGCCATGGAGGACATCCAGGCCGACAACACGGTGCTCAAGGCGACCGTGACCTACAGCCCGTCGATGGCCTCCTCGGCCATCTCCCTGGCCCGCCTGATCGCCCAGGGTAAGGGCATGTCCGACCTGGTGGAACTCCAGGTGCCCAAGGAGATCGTGCTCGCCTCGGAGACGATCACCAAGGAGAACGCGAGCAACTACCTCAAGCTCGGGTTCTGATACACGGGGGGAGACCCACCTTGTCCACTCACCACAGCGAACTCCGGGTCGGCATGATCGGCTACTCGTTCATGGGCGCCGCGCACTCACAGGCGTGGCGCACCGTGAACCGGGTGTACGACCTGCCCGCCCGGGTGCGGATGGCACAGATCTGCGGCCGGGACGCCGCGAAGGTCGCCGAGGCAGCCGACCGGCTGGGCTGGGACACGCACACCACAGACTGGCGTGCCCTGGTCGCCTCGGACGACATCGACGTGGTCGACATCTGCACACCAGGTGACAGCCACGCCGAGATCGCGCTCGCCGCGCTCGCCGCCGGTAAGCACGTGATCTGCGAGAAACCGCTGGCCAACACGGTGGACGAGGCGCGGGAGATGACCGCCGCCGCAGCCACCGCCGGGGCCGCCGGGGTCCGGTCGATGTGCGGGTTCAACTACCGCCGGGTGCCCGCCGTCGCCCTGATGCGACAGCTGGTCGCCGAAGGCCGGCTCGGGACGATCCGCCACGTCCGCGCGACGTACCTGCAGGACTGGATCGTCGATCCGCAGTTCCCGCTGGTCTGGAGGTTGCAGAAGGACAAGGCGGGCTCCGGTGCGCTCGGCGACATCGGGGCGCACATCATCGACCTGACCCAGTACGTGACCGGGCAACTGATCACCGGGGTCAGCGCGGTGACCGAGACGTTCGTCAAGGAGCGTCCCCTGCCGGGTGAGTCGAGCGGCCTGGCCGCGCAGGTCGACGGCAGCGCGACGGCGACCGGCACGGTCACCGTCGACGACGCCGCGATCTTCGTGGCCAGGCTCGACGACGGCGCGCTCGCCACGTACGAGGCGACCCGGTTCGCCACCGGCCGCAAGAACGCCCTCCGGGTGGAGATCAACGGTTCGCTCGGTTCGGTGGTGTTCGACCTGGAACGCCTCAACGAACTGGAGTTCTACGACGCCTCCCGGCCGGCGACCGAGCAGGGATTCGCCCGGATCCTGGTCACCGAGGCGGAGCACCCGTACATGTCGGCGTGGTGGCCGCCGGGCCACATCATCGGCTACGAGCACTCCTTCACCCACGAGATGCGCGACTTCGTCGAGGCGGTCGCCACCGGCGTCGACCCGACCCCGTCGTTCGCCGACGCGTTGCAGGTCCAGTTGGTGCTGGACGCGGTGACCCGCTCGGCGGAACTCGGTTCGCAGTGGACCGACGTCGAGCCGGCCCTGGCCGCGCTCGCCGTCTGACCAGCCACCTCCGCCGCCGACCGGCGAGGGACCGGCCGCGGTTGCGCCCCGCGGCCGGGCCGGGGTCGGTGACGGAGGGCGTGCACCAGGGCCACCCGGCCCGGGACACGCAACCGATGGCCGTCCGGTGCGGCCGGACCGGGATTCCCCGGTCGCACCGGAGGGCCGCCATGATAGATAGATGAAGGTGATTCTGGGTACCACTGTGGAACCCGGGTCGCCACCACCATTCGTCCGGTCGAGGGCGCGCCGCCGCCGTCGGCCGGATGCGGGGAGACAGGGCCGAGACGCCGAACCGGCCCTGCCTGCCGGCCCCGTCCGCACGCCGTACGGGAGCCGGGTACGGCGTCGACGCCGCCGACGTCGACGCCGTACCCGGCACCACCCCGGACGACCGGGCGGGCGGGGCCACCCGTGCCCACCCGTACGACTCGACCGACAGGACGTTCCACCCGACGGAAGGAGCACCATGCGTACGGGTGTCTGGCTGGTGGGAGCGCGCGGTTCCGTCGCGACCACCGGCATCGTCGGGGGGCTCGCCCTACGGGCCGGCCTCACCGGCCCCACGGGCTGCGTCACCGAACTGCCCGACCTGCGTGGGCCGGCCCTGCCCGGCTTCGCCGACCTGGTCTTCGGCGGCCACGACGTGGCCACCACCCCGCTGACCAAGCGGGCCGAGGCGCTCGCCGCCGCCGGGGTCCTGCCCGGGCGACTGGCCACCGCGCTCGCCGCCGACCTGGCCGCCGTCGAGGACGACCTGCGGCCCGCGCCGACCGGCGGCAGTCAGGCCGAACGGGCCGCCGCGATCACCGCCGACCTGACCGCGTTCCGCGAGCGGCACCGGCTGGACCGGGTGGTGGTGGTCAACGTCTCGGCCACCGAACCGGCCCCGCCGCCGCACCCCGGCCACGCCGACCCGGACGCCCTGCGCGCCGCGCTCGCCGGCCCCGACGAGGTGCTGCCGCCCAGCTCGCTGTACGCGTACGCGGCCGTCGAGGCGGGCTGCCCGTACGTCGACTTCACCCCGTCCACCGGGCTGCGCCTGCCGGCGCTCGCGGCGCTTGCCGCCCAGCGCGGCCTGCCGTACGCCGGGCACGACGGCAAGACCGGGGAGACCCTGGTCAAGTCGGTGCTCGCCCCGATGTTCGCGATGCGTCACCTCGCGGTGCGCTCCTGGTCCGGGGTCAACCTGCTCGGCGGCGGCGACGGGGCGACCCTGGCCGAGCCGGGCGCCAACGCCGCCAAGGTGGACAGCAAGCAGCGGGTGCTCGGCGAGACGCTCGGCTACGTGCCGCAGGGCGGCACCCGGATCGAGTACGTCGAGGACCTGGGCGACTTCAAGACCGCCTGGGATCTGATCACCTTCGCCGGGTTCCTCGGCACCGGGATGCGGATGGAGTTCACCTGGCACGGCTGCGACTCCGCGCTGGCCGCCCCACTGGTGCTCGACCTGGCCCGGCTCGCCGCCGCCGCGCACGCCGCCGGGCGCGTCGGACCCCTGCCCGAGCTGGCGTTCTTCTTCAAGGACCCGATCGACTCGCCCACCCACTCGCTGAGCGAGCAGTGGCAGCGGCTCGTCGACTTCACCCGGGAGTTGCACGCCTTCACCCGGGAACTGCACGCCGGGGGTGCCGGGTGACCAGCCTGGCCGACCTGGCCGAGCTGGTCCGGGCACCGGCCGCGCTCTCCGTACCCGGGGATCTGGTGGCCGGGGCGGCGGCGGCCGGAGTGCTCGGTCCGCGTACCGCCGGGTTGGCCGGGGCGTCGGTGCTGCTCTACTGGGCCGGGATGGCCGCCAACGACTGGGCCGACCGTGGGCTGGACGCCGAGGAACGACCGGAACGACCGATCCCCAGCGGCCGGGTCAGCCCGAGCGCCGCCGCCGGGATCGCCGCCGGGCTCACCGTGGCCGGCCTGGGCCTGGCCGCCGCCGTGGGCGGCCGGCGGGCCACCGCCGTCGCGCTCCCGCTCGCCGCCACCATCTGGGGGTACGACGTGGTGGCCAAGAACACCGCCGCCGGCCCCGCCGTGATGGCCGCCTGCCGAGGGCTGGACGTGCTGCTCGGCGCGTCGCCGGGTCGACCGGTCCGGGCGCTGCCGGCGGCGTTGACAGTCGCCGCGCACACCTGGACGGTCACCGCCCTGTCCCGACGCGAGGTGACCGGCGCCGACGCCGCCCTGCCCCGGCGTACCCTCGCCGGCACCGCGCTCGTCGCGTTGGCCGCCACCACCCTGCCCCGCCCCACCGGTCGACCGTCCCCGGGGGACGACGCGGTGCCGGCGTCGACCGGCGCGGCCGGTGTCGGCCGCTCGCTCGCCGCCGCGCTGCCGGTCGGCCTGGCCGGCTGGTACGTCGCCCGCTACGGCGGCGCGCAGGTCCGGGTGGCCGCAGACCCCACCGCCGGCCGGGTCCGGGCGGCCGTCGGGGCCGGGATCACCGGCCTGCCGTCGTTGCAGGGCGCGCTCACCGCCCGGGCCGGCGCCGGCCTGCTCGGTGCGCTTGTCGCCCTCGCCGCGCCGCTCGGCGGCCGGTTGGCCCGGAAGCTCTCCCCGACATGACCGTCCCGCAGCCCACTGGCCCGGCCGGCAGCTCGCAGCGCGGCCCGACCACGGGCGACGGTGTGCCCGCCGGCGGGGTGGACCGGCTCCGGTTCGGCTACGGCACCAACGGGTTCGCCAACCACCGGCTCGACGACGCCCTGACGGTGCTGGCCGACCTCGGCTACGAGGGGATCGCGCTCACCCTGGACCACGACCACCTCGACCCGTACGCGCCGGGGCTGGCCCGCCGGGTCGACGCGGTGGCGCGGCGGCTGGCCGCGCTCGGCCTCGGCGTGGTGGTCGAGACCGGCGCCCGGTTCCTGCTCGACCCGTGGCGTAAACACGCCCCGACGCTGCTGCACGACGACCCGGCCGGTCGGGTCGACTTCCTGGAACGGGCGGTACGGGTCGGCGCGGACCTCGGCGCGGAGGCGGTCTCCTTCTGGGCCGGGGTCCGGCCCGGCCACGTCACCCCGGAGGTCGCCCGCGACCGGCTGGTCGCCGGGTGCGCCACGGTGGTCGCCGCCGCCGACCGGGCCGGGGTGACCCTGGGCTTCGAGCCGGAGCCCGGGATGCTCGTCGAGGACATCGCCGGCTGGCGGTGGCTGCGCCACGCCCTCGGCGAGCCGGCGTGCTTCGGCATCACCCTCGACATCGGACACTGCCGGTGCCTGGAGTCGGCGACCGTGCCCGACTGCGTGCACCAGGTGGCCGAACACCTGGTCAACGTGCAGATCGACGACATGCGCCGGGGGGTGCACGAGCACCTGGAGTTCGGCACCGGCGAGATCGACTTCCCGCCGGTGCTGCGCGCCCTGGCCGACGGCGGCTACCGGGGGCTGGTCGCCGTGGAACTGCCCCGGCACTCGCACGCCGCGCCCACCGTGGCGGCCCGGTCGCTGGACTTCCTGCGGACCGCCGCCCGGCAGGCCGGCCTCACCCCGGACACGCGACCCGCGCCGGTCGGGGCCGACCGCACCACCGGGGTGGACTGACCACCGCCGACCGCACACCTGGGGAGGGGAGACGGATGACACCGGATCGACTGCGGGCCGCGCTGGAGGGCGTACCCGATCCCGACTGGCTGGAGACCGCGCTGCGCCGCGTCGCGGCCGAGCCCGGCACGGTGGCGCGGTACTTCCCGGCCGCCGCCCGGCGGTGCGGCCGGCACGAGCTGCCTGCCGCACCCGGCTGGACCGCCGACGAGGCGGCCCGGACGCTGCTGCTTGTCGCGCTCCCCGCCGACCTGGCCGCCGGGCAGGCCGAGGAGGTGTACCGGTACGGCGACGCCGCCGAGAAGCGGGCCGTGCTCAAGGCCCTGCCGCTGCTGCCGATCGGGACGGCCGGGGTGTCGCTGCTGCACGACGCGATCCGCACCAACGACACCCGGCTGGTCGCCGCCGCGCTCGGCCCGTACGCCCGGCACCTGGCACCGGAGGCCTGGCGGCAGGCGGTGCTCAAGTGCGTCTTCATCGGGGTGCCGCTGGCCGCCGTCGCCGACCTGGACACCCGCGCCGACGGGGAGCTGGCCGCGATGCTCGCCGCGCTCGCCGCGGAACGGCACGCCGCCGGCCGGCAGCTCCCCGCCGACGCCACCGCACTGCTCGACCGGCTCACCATCAGGGAGGCGTGAATGCGCATCTTCGACCCGCACATCCACATGACGTCGCGGACCACCGACGACTACGAGCGGATGGCCGCCGCCGGGGTCCGCGCCGTGGTCGAGCCGGCCTTCTGGCTGGGGCAGCCGCGCACCAGCGCCGCCTCCTTCGCCGACTACTTCGACTCGCTGATCGGCTGGGAGCCGTTCCGGGCCGCACAGTTCGGGGTCCGGCACCACGCCACCGTGGCGCTGAACCCCAAGGAGTCCAACGACCCGCGCTGCCGCCCGGTGCTCGACCTGCTGCCCCGCTACCTGGAGAAGGACGCCGTGGTCGCGGTCGGCGAGATCGGCTACGACGACATGACGCCGGCCGAGGACGAGGCGTTCGCCACCCAGCTCGCCCTGGCCGTCGACCACGACCTGCCCGCCCTGGTGCACACCCCGCACCGGGACAAGGCGCGCGGCGTCGAGCGCAGCCTCGCGGTGGTCGCCGAGAGCGGCATCGCGCCCGGCCGGGTGGCGTTGGACCACCTCAACGAGGTGACCGTGAAGCTGGCCCGGGACAGCGGCTGCTGGCTGGGCTTCTCGATCTACCCGGACACCAAGATGTCGCCGCCGCGGATGGTGGAGCTGCTGCGCACGTACGGCACCGAGCGGATGCTCGTCAACTCGGCCGCCGACTGGGGCCGCTCCGACCCGCTGCTGACCCGGGCCACCGGCGAGGCGATGCTGGCCGCCGGGTTCACCGACGACGACGTCGACCTGGTGCTCTGGCGCAACCCGGTGGAGTTCTACGGGCAGTCCGGTCGGCTCGACCTGACCGACCTGGACGCCCCGGCCACCGGCACCTTCGAGGGCAACTCCATCCTGCGCGGCGGCGACTGATGCGGCTGCGGCACGCCGACGGCAGCACCGTCCACCTCGGCTACTGCACCAACGTGCACCCCGCCGAGGACACCGCCGGCGTCCTCGCCCAACTCGACACGTACGCGCTGCCGGTGCGCGAGGCGCTCGGCTCGGACCTGCTCGGCCTGGGGCTGTGGCTGGCCGCCCCGGTCGCCGCCGAGCTGGCCGCCGACCCGGCCGCCCGGCGTCGGCTGCGCGCCGAGCTGACCCACCGGGGACTGGAGGTGGTCACCCTCAACGGCTTCCCGTACGCGGCCTTCCAGGCCCCGGTGGTCAAGGGCGCGGTCTACCACCCGGACTGGACCACCGGGCAGCGACTGCGATACACCCTCGACCTGGCCCGGGTGCTTGCCGACCTGCTACCCGACGACGCCGCCCGGGGATCGATCTCCACCCTGCCACTGGCCTGGCGGCAGCCCTGGGACGCGGCCCACGCCGACACTGCCCGCCGCCGGCTCGCCGCGCTCACCGCGGGGTTGGCCGAGGTGGAACGGGACACCGGCCGCCCGGTGCGGGTGGGCTTCGAGCCGGAACCGGGCTGCGTGGTGGAGAGCAGCGGGCAGGCCGCCGCGCTGCTGTCCGGTCTGGACCCGGACCGGCTCGGCATCTGTCTCGACCTGGCCCATCTCGCCTGCGCCTGGGAGGAGCCCGTCGAGGCGCTGGCCCGGTTGCGCGCCGCCGGCCTGCCGGTGGTCAAGGTGCAGGTCTCCGCCGCCCTGGAGTCGGCCGACCCGGTCGCCGACGCCGAGGCGCTGGGCCGCTGGGTCGAGCCACGCTTCCTGCACCAGACCCGGACCGCCGGCTGCGCCCACGCCGTCGACCCGGCTGACCCGGCGTACGCGGCCGACGACCTGGACGCCGCGCTGGCCGCGCGGTTGCCGGGGGCCTGGCGGGTGCACTACCACGTGCCGCTGCACGCCCCGCCCGAGCCGCCGCTGACCTCGACCCTGCCGGTGTTGCGCACCGCGCTGGGCGCGCTGCTCGGCGGCCCGACCGCCGGCTGCGACCACCTGGACGTCGAGACGTACACGTGGGGGGTGCTGCCGGCGGCACGGCGTCCACGCACCGACGCGGAGCTGGCCGTCGGGATCGCCGCCGAGCTGGCCTTCGCCCGCGACGAACTGGTCACCCTCGGCCTTAGCCCGGTCGACCGAGCCACCCCCGACCGGGCGACCAACGGCCTTAGCCCGGTCGACCGAGCCATCCCGACGATCCTGGGAGCACGACGATGAACGAGCGCCACCGACCCGGCACGACGAGGTGCCACCGCCGCGCCGGGCGCAGCGAGGTGTCGGCGTGAGCCGCCGGCTGGTGGTGCTGGACGTGGTCGGGCTGACCCCCCGGCTGCTGGCCCACATGCCCCGGCTGCGTGCCGTCGCCGAGCAGGGTTTCTCGGCCGAGCTGGGTACAGTGCTGCCGGCGGTGACCTGCTCGGCGCAGGCCACCCTGCTGACCGGCGAGCCGCCGGCCGGGCACGGCATCGTCGGCAACGGCTGGTACTTCCGCGACCTCGGCGAGGTGCTGCTGTGGCGGCAGCACCACGCGCTGGTCGGCGGGGAGAAGGTCTGGCAGGCGGCCCGCCGGGTCGAGCCCGGCTACACGGTGGCCAACGTCTGCTGGTGGTACGCGATGGGCGCGGACGTCGACTGGACCGTCACGCCCCGGCCGATCTACTACGCCGACGGGCGCAAGGAACCGGACTGCTGGACCGATCCGCCGGAGCTGCACGACACGCTCACCGACGCCCTGGGCACCTTCCCCCTGTTCACCTACTGGGGCCCGGGGGCCGGGCTGCCCTCGTCCCGGTGGATCTGCCGGGCGGCCGAGCGGATCCTCGCCGACCAGGCCCCCGACCTGACCCTGGTGTACGTACCGCACCTCGACTACGACCTGCAACGCTTCGGCCCGTCCTCGCCCCGGGCGGCCGCCGCGGCGGCGGAGCTGGACGCGGTGCTCGCCCCACTGCTGGACGCCGCGCGGGCCGCCGACGCGACAGTGGTGGCGCTATCCGAGTACGGCATCACCGAGGTCTCCCGCCCGGTGGACGTCAACCGGCTGCTACGCGCCGAGGGGCTGCTGCGGGTCTACACCCAGGACGGCATGGAATACCTGGACCCGTGGACGTCCCGGGCGTTCGCCGTCGCCGACCACCAGATCGCCCACGTCTACGTGAAGGACCCGGCGGACGTGGCGGCGGTGGCGAAGCTCTGCGCCGGGCTGCCCGGGGTGGCCGAGGTGCTCGACGCCGAGGGCAAGGCGGCGGCCGGGCTGGACCACGAGCGGGCCGGCGAACTGGTGCTGGTGGCCGAGCCGGACTCCTGGTTCACCTACTACTACTGGCTGGACGACGACCGCGCCCCGGACTTCGCCCGCAACGTCGAGATCCACCGCAAGCCCGGGTACGACCCGGCGGAGCTGTTCTTCGACCCGGCCGCACCGGGGGCGGCGAAACGGCGGGCGGGGATCGCCCTGGCCCGCAAGAAGCTCGGCATGCGGTACCTGATGAGCGTGGTCGGTCTGGACGCGGGGGCGCGGGCGGTCCGTGGCTCGCACGGCCGGTTGCCGGCCGACCCGGCGGACGGGCCGGTGCTGATCTGCTCCGACCCGTCCGCCGCCCGGGACACCTTCGCCGCCACCGAGGTCAAGGCGTTGCTGCTGGACCTGGCCGGTCTGGGCCCGGCCACCGCGCCGACGGCTGCGGCCGGCGCTGGTGCCGTACCGACGGCTGCGGCGGGTGCGGATGCCGTACCGACGGGTGCGGTGCCGGCCGGGGCGGATGCCGGCGCGGTGTCGGCGGACCCGACCGGTCCGCCGGGCACGGGGGAGCGGCGGTGACTGTCACCGCCACCGCGGCCGATGCCAGCGAGCTGCGGACCCGCTTCGACGCCGAACTGGTGGCCTTTCTCGACCGGCAGGGGCCGGACTGGCCGGACGGCGCGCCGCGCGGCATCTTCACCGCGCTGCACCGGTTCGTGCTGGCCGGGGGGAAGCGGTTGCGTCCGCTGTTCTGCTACTGGGGCTGGCGGGGGGCCGGGGGCGCGGACGACCGGCCGATCGTGGTGGCCGCGGCGGCGTTGGAGCTGTTCCACGCGTTCGCGCTGATCCACGACGACATCCTGGACGGCAGCGACCACCGCCGGGGCGCCCCCTCGGTGCACCGGGTCTTCGCCGAGCTGCACACCCGGTCGGCGTGGCGCGGCGACCCGGAGACCTACGGCCGGAACACCGCCCTGCTCTGCGGGGATCTCTGCGCGGCCTGGTCGGATCAGATGTTCCACGAGTGCGGGCTGACCTCCGCGCAGA harbors:
- a CDS encoding sugar phosphate isomerase/epimerase family protein, giving the protein MTVPQPTGPAGSSQRGPTTGDGVPAGGVDRLRFGYGTNGFANHRLDDALTVLADLGYEGIALTLDHDHLDPYAPGLARRVDAVARRLAALGLGVVVETGARFLLDPWRKHAPTLLHDDPAGRVDFLERAVRVGADLGAEAVSFWAGVRPGHVTPEVARDRLVAGCATVVAAADRAGVTLGFEPEPGMLVEDIAGWRWLRHALGEPACFGITLDIGHCRCLESATVPDCVHQVAEHLVNVQIDDMRRGVHEHLEFGTGEIDFPPVLRALADGGYRGLVAVELPRHSHAAPTVAARSLDFLRTAARQAGLTPDTRPAPVGADRTTGVD
- a CDS encoding TatD family hydrolase, with the protein product MRIFDPHIHMTSRTTDDYERMAAAGVRAVVEPAFWLGQPRTSAASFADYFDSLIGWEPFRAAQFGVRHHATVALNPKESNDPRCRPVLDLLPRYLEKDAVVAVGEIGYDDMTPAEDEAFATQLALAVDHDLPALVHTPHRDKARGVERSLAVVAESGIAPGRVALDHLNEVTVKLARDSGCWLGFSIYPDTKMSPPRMVELLRTYGTERMLVNSAADWGRSDPLLTRATGEAMLAAGFTDDDVDLVLWRNPVEFYGQSGRLDLTDLDAPATGTFEGNSILRGGD
- a CDS encoding alkaline phosphatase family protein, giving the protein MSRRLVVLDVVGLTPRLLAHMPRLRAVAEQGFSAELGTVLPAVTCSAQATLLTGEPPAGHGIVGNGWYFRDLGEVLLWRQHHALVGGEKVWQAARRVEPGYTVANVCWWYAMGADVDWTVTPRPIYYADGRKEPDCWTDPPELHDTLTDALGTFPLFTYWGPGAGLPSSRWICRAAERILADQAPDLTLVYVPHLDYDLQRFGPSSPRAAAAAAELDAVLAPLLDAARAADATVVALSEYGITEVSRPVDVNRLLRAEGLLRVYTQDGMEYLDPWTSRAFAVADHQIAHVYVKDPADVAAVAKLCAGLPGVAEVLDAEGKAAAGLDHERAGELVLVAEPDSWFTYYYWLDDDRAPDFARNVEIHRKPGYDPAELFFDPAAPGAAKRRAGIALARKKLGMRYLMSVVGLDAGARAVRGSHGRLPADPADGPVLICSDPSAARDTFAATEVKALLLDLAGLGPATAPTAAAGAGAVPTAAAGADAVPTGAVPAGADAGAVSADPTGPPGTGERR
- the eboE gene encoding metabolite traffic protein EboE, whose protein sequence is MRLRHADGSTVHLGYCTNVHPAEDTAGVLAQLDTYALPVREALGSDLLGLGLWLAAPVAAELAADPAARRRLRAELTHRGLEVVTLNGFPYAAFQAPVVKGAVYHPDWTTGQRLRYTLDLARVLADLLPDDAARGSISTLPLAWRQPWDAAHADTARRRLAALTAGLAEVERDTGRPVRVGFEPEPGCVVESSGQAAALLSGLDPDRLGICLDLAHLACAWEEPVEALARLRAAGLPVVKVQVSAALESADPVADAEALGRWVEPRFLHQTRTAGCAHAVDPADPAYAADDLDAALAARLPGAWRVHYHVPLHAPPEPPLTSTLPVLRTALGALLGGPTAGCDHLDVETYTWGVLPAARRPRTDAELAVGIAAELAFARDELVTLGLSPVDRATPDRATNGLSPVDRAIPTILGARR
- a CDS encoding inositol-3-phosphate synthase, with product MRTGVWLVGARGSVATTGIVGGLALRAGLTGPTGCVTELPDLRGPALPGFADLVFGGHDVATTPLTKRAEALAAAGVLPGRLATALAADLAAVEDDLRPAPTGGSQAERAAAITADLTAFRERHRLDRVVVVNVSATEPAPPPHPGHADPDALRAALAGPDEVLPPSSLYAYAAVEAGCPYVDFTPSTGLRLPALAALAAQRGLPYAGHDGKTGETLVKSVLAPMFAMRHLAVRSWSGVNLLGGGDGATLAEPGANAAKVDSKQRVLGETLGYVPQGGTRIEYVEDLGDFKTAWDLITFAGFLGTGMRMEFTWHGCDSALAAPLVLDLARLAAAAHAAGRVGPLPELAFFFKDPIDSPTHSLSEQWQRLVDFTRELHAFTRELHAGGAG
- a CDS encoding Gfo/Idh/MocA family protein, which produces MSTHHSELRVGMIGYSFMGAAHSQAWRTVNRVYDLPARVRMAQICGRDAAKVAEAADRLGWDTHTTDWRALVASDDIDVVDICTPGDSHAEIALAALAAGKHVICEKPLANTVDEAREMTAAAATAGAAGVRSMCGFNYRRVPAVALMRQLVAEGRLGTIRHVRATYLQDWIVDPQFPLVWRLQKDKAGSGALGDIGAHIIDLTQYVTGQLITGVSAVTETFVKERPLPGESSGLAAQVDGSATATGTVTVDDAAIFVARLDDGALATYEATRFATGRKNALRVEINGSLGSVVFDLERLNELEFYDASRPATEQGFARILVTEAEHPYMSAWWPPGHIIGYEHSFTHEMRDFVEAVATGVDPTPSFADALQVQLVLDAVTRSAELGSQWTDVEPALAALAV
- a CDS encoding SCO3242 family prenyltransferase; amino-acid sequence: MTSLADLAELVRAPAALSVPGDLVAGAAAAGVLGPRTAGLAGASVLLYWAGMAANDWADRGLDAEERPERPIPSGRVSPSAAAGIAAGLTVAGLGLAAAVGGRRATAVALPLAATIWGYDVVAKNTAAGPAVMAACRGLDVLLGASPGRPVRALPAALTVAAHTWTVTALSRREVTGADAALPRRTLAGTALVALAATTLPRPTGRPSPGDDAVPASTGAAGVGRSLAAALPVGLAGWYVARYGGAQVRVAADPTAGRVRAAVGAGITGLPSLQGALTARAGAGLLGALVALAAPLGGRLARKLSPT
- a CDS encoding EboA domain-containing protein — encoded protein: MTPDRLRAALEGVPDPDWLETALRRVAAEPGTVARYFPAAARRCGRHELPAAPGWTADEAARTLLLVALPADLAAGQAEEVYRYGDAAEKRAVLKALPLLPIGTAGVSLLHDAIRTNDTRLVAAALGPYARHLAPEAWRQAVLKCVFIGVPLAAVADLDTRADGELAAMLAALAAERHAAGRQLPADATALLDRLTIREA